TCCGAACTGCGCTGGGACCTGCCGTCCGACGGCGAGCGCCACTACGAGCGGCACCTGGCCTGGCTGCTGGGCGCCGGCCTGGAGGAGGTGTCCCTGACGATCATCCCGCGGGTCGGCTTCCCCATCGACGCCGATCCCACCGTGCGCCCGTACCTGGAGGGCGCGGTCTGGCCGGAGCTGCTGGAGTCGGCGGACGAGCGCGGGACCGAGGCGGGCCTGTCCGCTGACGACCTCGAACGAGTGCGGGCTCTCCTGACGCCGGGAAGTCCCGGCTACGTCGCGGACCGTCCGGGCTACTACCTCGTCCACCCCACCCTCCTCGCGACCGGTCGCCGTCCCGCCTGACGGCCGATCACGTCCCGCTCACGTGGCCGCCTCCTTCGGGACGGGCGGGGTGGCGAGTTCGCGGAGGAGGTCGCGGGTGCGGCGGCGCGAGGCGGCGCGATCGGGGCCGACGCCGACGATGTTGACCCAGACGTCGGTGGCCCCGGCGTCCAGCAGCGACCGGAGCTGCTTGCGGACGGAGGCCTCGTCGCCGACGAGCGCGGCCTCGGCGGGCGAGGACGCGCCGCCGAGGTCCATCACCCGCTGGTAATTCGGCATCCCCGCGTACACGCCGGCGGTCGCGGCGACCGCTTCGCGGGCCTCGGCCACATCGTCGTGGACGGCGACGGGCAGCCCGGCCACGATGCGCGGCGGCCGGCGTCCCGCCGCCGACGCCGCGGCGCGGATGCGGGGCGCGATGTGCTCGGCGACCGCCCTGACCGGCGCCATCCACAGGATCGTGCCGTCGGCGTACTCGCCCGCCACGCGCAGCAACCGGGGCGACAGCGCCGACAGCAGCACCGGAACGGGCTCGGCCACCGGCGCCATCCGGCCCGCGCTGCGGGCCGACCAGTCCTCGCCCCGAAAGTCGACGTCTTCACCGCGCAGCAGGGCGGTGAAGATCCGGATGTACTCCTCGGTGCTGCGGCCGGGCCGGTCGTAGGACATGCCGTAGACGTCCCGGACCATCGGCTCGTGGGACGGCCCGATGCCGATCGTCAACCCCGGACGGCCCATCGTCGCGGCGGCGGAGACGGCACGGTTGGCCTGCAGCAGCGGATGGCACGGGTAGGTCTGCAGGACGGCCGTGCCCAGCTCGATCGCCGAAGTCTCCCGCCCGGCGACCGCCATCGGCGCCAGCGGGTCACCGGTCACGATACTGGCGTACCACAGCGAGGCGAAACCGTCGGCCTCCGCCCGCCTCGCCTGCTCGACGATCTTGTCGGGGGTCGCGGCCCCGCCGGTCAGGCCGATGCGCATGCGGGCTCCTTCACTCGTGGACCACGACACGGACCCGGTCGAGGTTCCGCACCGGGACGTGGGGGGCGGGGGTGTCGCCGTCGCGGTGCGAGGCGGCACGGAGGCGGAGTGGACGGCCGCCTCACCGGGCGCCCTCCTCGTCCGACCAGCGGGCGGGCGCGGGCGTGTCCAGCAGCAGCGGGCGCCGATAGGACAGGTCACCGGTGTCGCGAGTGCCCTTCAGGTACCCCTGGCCGGTGAAGAACGGCGACTTCAGCACCGAGGCGTCGGCGGTGAACATCGCCTCGACGGTCGAGCGCCGCAGCGCGATGCGCCACCGGCCGTCGCGTCGTTCGAGGCGGTCGAGGTAGCGCCCGTTGATGATCTGCGCGGTGCGCCCGTCCCCGCCCAGCAGGACGACGAGCGAGTAGCTCTCGCAGTGCGCGAGGTCCCCGTCGATCTCGCACGAGTGCGTGGTGATGTTGTGCAGGTGGATACGCGAGGTCGCGGCGTGAGCGGGGTTGACCCAGGCGGCGTAGTCGGCGCCCGAGTTGACGGTGAAGCCGTGCTCGTCGGTGCCGTCCGGGTGGTAGGCGCTGCCGATGAGGTCCTCGTCGTGGCGGTCGCAGCCGCGGGCGTGACGGGCGACGCAGTCCAGGATCTCGGTGCGGTCCCTGAGGTGGCGGACGTCATCGCGCAGCGCGTCGAACTCGTCTTCGGGCATGTCAGGCGACCGCCTCTTCACCGACGAGGGTCGTGCGGTGCATCAGCCGCCGCGACGTCGGCTCGAACGGCATGGCGCGGTGCAGCATCCCGGTGTTGTCCCAGATCACCAGATCGCCCCGCCGCCAGCGATGCCGCAGCACGAACCGCGGCCGCGTCGCCCATCCGGTCAGCCGGTCGAGCAGCGCCCGTCCGTCCTCGGCCGGCAGCCCGACGACCTCCCCGGCGGTGGCGCCCACCAGCAGGGACTTGCGGCCGTTGCCGCGCGTCCACACCAGCGGGTGGGTCTTCGACGAGACCCGCTCCCAGGAGGCGCGCTCCCGCTCGGACGCGTCGGGGTCGGCGCGCAGCTGCGCGGCGGCGAAGCTGTGCACCACCCGCAGGCCGTCCAGTTCGGTCTTCTCCGCCTCGGACAGTTCCCGGTAGGCCAGGAAGGTGTTGGCGAACTCGGTGTCGCCGCCCGCCGGATCGACCTCCCGCGCGGTGAGCAGCGTGGCCTTCTGCGGGACGTCGATGGTGGCCCCGTCGATGTGCCAGTGGAAATTGCCCCGCCGGATGGCCGCCAGCGCCGCGTTCGTCTTCCCCGGGTCCAGCGTGATCGTGTCGATCTCGGGATGCCGGTGCTCGCTGGTCTTCGCCACCAGCGGTTCCCCGAGCAGCCGGGTGAACGCGACCAGGTCGCCGTCCCCGATGTCGAGTTCGCGGTAGACCACCACCCCGTGCTCGTCCAGGGCCGCCCGGCACTCGTCCGCGGCCCGCCGATCGACCAGCCGTCCGCCGGACGCGCCGGTGACCTCGACGCCGAACGGCTCCAGCGCGGTGAACGTAACGCCCATCCCACACCTCTCCGAAGTTCGATGGCCCGGTTCCCCGGCCGACCTGCACGGCCGGGGAAGCGGGAAGACGCCCCACCCCTTAGGCGATCGCCTAAATTTTGCTTGGGCACATGCCTAACACCGGTGGATCCGCCGGGTCAAGGCCCCGATACAGTGATCGGTGCCGGGCAACGGCAGATCCGTCCCACTTCGCGATCGAGAGCGACATGAGCGATTCCCCGCCGACCAGGGACTCCAAGACCCCGACCGCGCTGCTCGACGCGGCGACGCGGCTGATGCTGGACGAGGGGTACGCCGCGGTCACGACCCGCAAGGTCGCAGCGAAGGCGGGCATCAACCAGGCCCTCGTCTACTACCACTTCCGCACGATGGACGAACTGTTCCTGGCCGTCTTCCGGCGCGGCGCCGAGGCCACCCTCCAGCGGCTGGAAGACGCCGCACGGGCCGACGACCCGCTGCGCGCCCTGTGGCAAATTAGCAGCGAACCCCAGAACAGCGCCCTCACCGTCGAGTTCATCGCCCTGGCCAACCACCGGCCGGCCGTCCGCGCCGAACTGGCCGAGTACACGCGCAGGTTCCGGCTGAGACAGCAGGAGATCATCGAACGGGCCCGCGGCGGCCGACGCGCCGGCGAACCCGATGGGCCGTCTCCCGCCGCGGTGACCGTCCTGGCCGCCGCGCTCGCCCGCATCCTGTCCATGGACGGCGCGATCGGCGTCACCGACGGCCACGACGAGGTGCTCGCACTCGTCGAGGACTACCTCGTTCGCTCCTCCCCGCGCCGGCCGGACCGGGAGGTCTCGTCCCCGAGCCCCTGAGCAACGGCCGGCAAGCGGCCACGGGACGGCTTTCTACGAGCGGGTGTCCAGGCGCCAGACCGGGTTGATGGTGACGCTGTGGATCAACCATCGACCACTCGACGTCCTGTGCAGGATCGTGTCGTACCAGCCGCCCACCGCCCAGAAATCTTCCGGGTCCCCGTCCCTGACATGGGTGGCGTGCAGCGACGAGCGGACCGTGGCGGCGTCCCGGTCGATCATGATGGAGTGGTTGGCGGTGACGTGGTGAGTGGCGGTGTAACCGCCCAGGTCGCGCTCCACGAACTCGGCGAGCCCCTCACGGCCCCGATGCGTGGCCTTGGACGTGTTCAAGGTGCAGTCCTCGGTGTAGAGGTCCGCGTAAGCCCGCCAGTTCCGTTCATCGAGATACCGGGCGAAACTGACCAGCACGTCACTGATCCTTCCGACCTCCAGGTGGCGCCGGAATTCGCTCTCGTCGTGCACAGGGCCGTCGCTCACGCCCTCCTCCTGACATCACGTCCGTGTCACCACGTAGAGGTGACGTTCACGGAGCGTAACGAAGGACGACCCTCACTCAAAGCAACCGCGTCTCGCGCCTTCCTTCGAGCGGCCGCCTTTACATTGTAGATCATTAGATTGGCGTCCTTCGCTATGACGGGTCGGCGCGCAGGATGCTGCGCGGTCGTCTCAGCAGTGGGGCGAAGGCCCTCTCCGCCGCGCCCACGAGAGCTGCATGCCGGAGGTCACCTGTGACGATCTCGACCTGGCCGGCGCGAGCGACGACGGAGGACGCCGTCAGCCCATCGCGCACGGAGTCCTCGGCGGCGCGGTACAGGTCGGCCAGAAAGCCCATGAGCACCACGCGTTCGGGGGCGAGCGTATTGACGAGACTGGTCAGCCCCGTCACCAGATGGCCGGCGGTGAGGCGGACCGCCTCCCGTGCGGCGCGGTCCCCGGCGGCGGCGTCATCGAAGACCTCGGTGACGCCTTCATGGCCGCGGTGCCGGCGAGGACCGGCGGCACGTAGCAGCGCACGCGAGTCGGCGTACATTTCCAGGCAGCCGCGCGCACCGCACGGACATCGCAGGCCCCCCGGCTCGACGATGATGTGACCGGCCTCCAGGGCGTGGCCGCCGCCGGTGAGCGGTGCGCCCGCGTCGATGAACCCGCCGCCGACGCCGACGCGCTCGCAGTTCAGGCCCAGCATGCTCGCGGCGCCGCGTCCGGCCCCGTACCGGAACTCGGCCAGGACGGCCAGCGTGGCGGCCCGGCCCACGGCGACGGGGAGACCCGGCGGCATGCCGCCCAGTCGCCGTGCGAGTGGTACTTCGTTCCAGCCCAGATGCAAGGCGGACCGCACGAAGCCATCAGATTCCCGGATGAACCCAGACATCGCAACGCACACCCCGACGCATCGGCGTTCGGTCCGGAGTGCCGCATCGGAGATCGCGTCCGCCAGTTCCGGCAGGAGGGAGGCGGGGTCCGTGCCAGAGCCGTCCAGAGCCCGCTCGCGAACGTGGTCGATCCTGCGGTCCAGGCCGACGAGCCCGACCGTCGCACGGTCCGCGCTCAACTGGACGGCGACGGCCACGGGCCCGTCGGGATGCACCTCGACGACGGGGGACGGCCTGCCGCGTCCGGTCGGGGCGCCGTTGGAACCGCGCCGCGGTTCGCCGACGCGGACCAGATCAAGCGCCGTCAGTTCGCCCAAGGCGGTGCCCACCGCGCTCGCCGCCAGACCGAGTTCGGCGGTGACCGCCGCGCGGGTCAGCGGGCCGCGCCGATGCAACAGCGTCAGGACGCGTCCCGCCGCCGACGCGCCGTCGTCGCCGGCACCCGGCACACCGATCGCAACCAAGAATCCTCGTCTCCATGGTCATATTTTTTTCTCTTTGAGAAGTTAATGTGTGATGATCGCCTCGGTACCGTATGCGCCCCAGCAAGGGAGTCTCATGGTCGTGATCCTCGCTAACGCCCGCGTAGTGACGCCTGACCGGGTGCTGGATCCGGGATGGGTCGCTCTGGACGGTCGCCGCATCTCGGCCGTGGGAGCCGGAGATCCGCCGCCGAAGGCCGACGGCGAGGTTCATGATCTCGGATCGGACTACGTGCTCCCCGGGTTCGTGGACCTGCACATGCACGGCGGCGACGGCGCTCAGGTCACCACGGAGGATCCACAGGAGATCCTGCGGGCGATCGCGTTCCACCGCCGCCATGGAACCACGCGCACGCTGGCCAGCCTCGTCACCTCACCGGTCGAGGAGATGGCGGCCGCGGCCCGCACGGTGGCCGCCCTCATGCGGTCACCCGACCCCCTGCACCGGTCGATCGCCGGAATCCACCTCGAAGGGCCGTTCCTCAACCCCGACCATCGCGGCGCCCATCACAACGACTACGTCCTCGCACCGGACGTCGACGCGTTGCGGCACCTGCTCGCCAGCGGCGACGGCGCCGTCCGCACCGTCACCCTCGCCCCCGAGCTGGACGGCGGCATGGACCTCGTCCGCGAGGTCGTCGCCTCGGGCGCGGTCGCGGCGATAGGGCACACCGACGCGAGCCACGACGAGGCGCACCGGGCGTTCGAGGCGGGCGCCGGCATGGCCACCCACCTGTTCAACGCGATGCGCCCGTTCCACCATCGGGAGCCGGGTCCGGCCGTCGCCGCACTCGTCCATGACGACGTCACGTGCGAGCTCATCAACGACGGCGTCCACCTGCACAGCGCGACCACGCGCCTCGCGTTCGCCGCGGCGGGCGCCGAACGCATCGCCCTGGTCACCGATGCCACCCCGGCGGCCGGGGTGCAGGACGGACGGTTCGACCTGGGGCCGTTGCCGGTCCTCGCCCGCGACGGCAAGGTCACCCTGCTCGACGGCGTCACCAACGCGGGCAGCACTCTCACGATGGACCGCGCGCTACGGCACGCCGTGCGCTGCGTCGGGGTGCCGATCGTCCAGGCCGCCGTCGCCGCCGCCACCACACCGGCGCGCATGCTCGGCCTGGGAGAACGCACCGGGAGCATCGAGCCCGGCAAGGACGCCGACCTCGTCGTCCTCACGAACGGCCTGCACGTTCGCACGGTCATCGCCGACGGCGCGGTCGTCCACGAAGCGCCGGCGTAGAGCCCGCGAGTCCGGTCGTCGTTCAGGGGGTCTTCGCGTTCCCCGCCGCGGCCGATCCGTGCGGCTCGTTGGAGAAGCGGCGGGTACCGGGGACGAGCGCCGCGGCGGCGGGCGCCAGGAGGCAGACGGCCGCGCACGCGCCGAGGACGGGTTCGGGGCCGAAGGCGTTCATCGCGGGTGCGATGAGGGCGAGCCCGAGCGGGGCGAGCCCGTACGACAGCAGAAAGTCAAGGGACGAGACGCGGGCCAGCTTTCCGGGCTCGATCTCCCGCTGCGTGGCGGTGAACCAGGGGACGTTGAACAGCTCGATGCCGATGCCGGTGATGACGTAGGCGGCGATGATCACCCATGGATGCACGGGCAGCAGCAGGCTGAGCGGTGCCAGGGCATAGAGGGCGAGGCCCGCCAGCGCGTTCCAGCCCTGGGCGCGGGGGCGCCGGCGGGCGGTGATCAGTGCGCCGATCAGCGCGCCGACGATGTAGGCGGTCGCCGCTCCGGCCAGCACCGCCTCGCCGCCGTACCGGTCGCGGCTGATCAGCGGCAGCGCCACGCCGGTGGCCGAGTAGCCGGTGGCGATGACCGCCGTCAGCGCGGCCAGGCCGGCCAGGAACCACGGATGCCGCCGGGCCTCGGCGACGCCCTCGGCGAACTCGGCGAGGAATCCGGCCCGCTCCCGCCCGGCGGCGGTCGGCGCCGGGCCGCCCGGCGGGGGCGCGAGCGCGGCCACCAGCCAGAGCAGGGCGATGCCGAACAGGAGGCCGCGGGCGTCCAGGACGATCGCGAGCAGGGCGGTCGCGGCGGGCGCGACGAGCGTGGTCACCCGCACGGCCAGGGTCATGGCGGCGTTGGCCCGCTGGCGCCGCGCGGCCTCCACCACCTCGGCGGTCAGCGCCTGGAACGCCGGACGGCACGCGCCCTGACCGGCCCCCGCGAGGGCGGCGGCCACCGCCATGAGCGGCACCGAGCGTCCCAGCCCGAGTGCGATCAGCGGGGTGGCGACGGCGGCGGCCGATCCCGCCCACAGCACCATCTCCCGGCGTGACCGGCGGTCGGCGAGCACGCCGCCGACCGGTACCGCCGCCAGGAAACCGACCGTACGGGCGGCGAGCACGAGGCCCAGCGCGGACGGGGACAGGGAACGCTCCAGCACCGCGAGCCCGAGGACGAACGGCAGCGCCCAGGTCGCGAGGCCCGAGGCCGTGTTCCCCGTCCAGAGGCGCAGGAACGCCACATCGCGCAGCACGGAACGGCCGGGGCCGCCCGTCCCGGAGGCCGACGGAGGCGGTGCTGTCGTCACGGGCTCTGTCTCCTGCCGCAGCCCGCACTCCGTGCCAGGGCGGGGGTTGAATGGAAATGATTACCGTTATAGATACCACGTCTCCGACATGGCCACAGATGGGGCACCCCCTCCCCCGCTCCCCGGAACGGGCGCCTCACCCGGGGCCGCCCCGCTCAAGACTTCCTCGCCCACATCGCGACCGCGCCCCTTGCGTGCGGATGATCTGGACATGGTACGTTCTGCGATGAAAATCGTTTTCATTGTCGGAAGGGTGGCATGTCTTCGACCGCTCTTTCCGTGGCCGCGGTTCGTACCGGAGTTCGTGACCGGATCGCGTCGCGTGCGGGGCTGATGGCACTGTGCGGCGTCCTGGCACTGGTTCTGGCGGCGTCGATCGTGGTCGCCGTCGGGCTCGGCGCGGCGGTGATCGGTCCCCCGGACACGGCGCGCTATCTGTGGGCGGCGCTCACCGGCGGGACGATCGAGGCCGCAGAGGCATCGACGTACCAGATCGTCTGGCAGATCCGGACGCCGCGGGTCCTGCTGGCGGCGCTCGTGGGCGCGGGGCTGAGCGCGGTGGGCGTCGCGATCCAGGCGATCGTCCGCAACGCGCTCGCCGACCCGTTCGTGCTCGGCGTTTCCTCCGGGGCGTCCGTGGGCGCGGTCGGCGTCAGCGTCACGGGCGGCCTCGCCGGGCTCGGCGTGTACGCGATGTCCGCCGGTGCGTTCGCGGGCGCCCTGGCGGCCTCGTTCCTCGTCTACCTCGCCGCGCTCGGCCGGGGGACGCTGTCGCCGTTGCGGCTCGTCCTGACCGGCGTGGCGATGTCGCTCGGCTTCCAGGCGCTGATGAGCGTGATCGTCTACTTCGCGCCGGACGGCGAGGCGAGCAGCATGATCCTGTACTGGACGATGGGCGGCTTCGGCGCGGCGTCCTGGGGCGCACTGCCGGTGGTGGCCGCGGTCGTCCTGCCGGGCGTGGTCGTCCTCCATCGGTACGGCCGGGTGCTGGACGCGCTGGCGCTCGGCGACGAGACCGCCGCCAGTCTCGGCATCGGTCCCGACCGGCATCGCCGGATCCTCCTCCTGCTCGTCTCCCTGACCACCGGAGCGATGGTCGCGGTGAGCGGCGCCATCGGGTTCGTCGGGCTGGTCATGCCGCACCTGGTCCGGATGCTCGTCGGCGCCGTCCACGCCCGCGTCCTCGCCGTGGCCCCGCTCGCGGGCGCGATCTTCATGGTGTGGGTCGACCTGGCGTCGCGGACGGTGGTGGCGCCTCGCGAACTGCCGCTGGGCGCCATCACGGCGCTGGTCGGGGTGCCGGTGTTCATCGGGCTGATGCGCCGCCGGGCCTACTCGTTCGGAGGACGCTGACGATGGACCTCGTGCTGGACGGGCTGACCGTCGTGACGAACGGCCGAAGCCTGGTGGACGACCTGTCGCTGGACGTGCCGAGCGGGAAGATCGTGGGCCTGATCGGCCCCAACGGAAGCGGCAAGTCGACCGCGCTCCGATGCGTCTACCGTGCCCTGCGGCCCAGTTCCGGCACCGTCTTCCTGGGCCGCGACGAACTCTCGGACCTGCCGCTGCGGCGCAGTGCGCGGCTCGTCGCGGCGATGACCCAGGACGGCGCGGTCGAACTGGACTACACCGTCGAGGAAGTGGTCGCCCTGGGCCGGACACCGCACGGACGGGGCAACGCACCCCTCACCCGCCGGGAGCGGGAACTGTGCGAGAAGGCGATGGAACGCCTCGACGTCGCCCATCTGGCCCGGCGCGGGATCCTCGGCCTGTCCGGCGGCGAACGGCAGCGCGTCCTGCTGGCGCGGGCGCTGGTCCAGGAACCGCGGATCCTGGTGCTGGACGAGCCGACGAACCATCTCGACGTACGGCACCAGATCGAACTGCTGTCGTTGCTGAAGGCCGTCGGGCTCACCGTGCTGGTCGTCCTGCACGACCTCAATCTCGCCGCCGCGGTCTGCGACCGGATCGGCGTCCTGTCGCGGGGACGGCTCGTCACGGCCGGAGCGCCCTGGAACGTTCTCACCCCCGAAACGATCGCCGATGTCTTCGGTGTCGAGGTCACCGTCGTCCCGCATCCGCTGTCGGGCTCCCCGCAACTGCTGTACTCCCTCCCCGTCGAAAGGCCCCAGCCATGAAACGAGCCCTCGCGACCGCCGTCGGCGCCATGTTGGTCCTCAGCGCCTGCGGAGCGGAGGTGGAAACGGACACCGCCGCCCCGAAGCAGAAGGTGAAGAGGTGCGGAGAGACGGTCGAGTACTCCGTGCCGAAGAGGGCGGTCGCCTACGAGGCCGGCAGTGCCGACAAGCTCTTCAGCCTGGGGCTCACCGAGCATGTGCACGGGTACGTCATGCCGCCCGCCAACCCGCCGGTCGGCGAATCCCCCTGGGCCGCCGAGTACGCCAAGGTCGAGATGCTGAGCGACGATCTGCTCAACAAGGAGATCGTCGTCCAGGCCAAGGCGGACTTCGTCGTGGCGGGCTGGAACTCGGGGTTCAGCCCGCAGCGCGGCATCACGCCGGAGATCCTCGACGGGCTCGGCATCCAGAGCTTCATGCACGCCGAGAGCTGCTTCAACTACCCGGGGCACCCCGAACGGCTCGCGCCCTTCGACGCGCTGTACACCGACCTGGAACGGCTCGGCCAGATCTTCCGGGTCGAGGACAGGGCGGCCGAGCTCGTCGCCGACCTGAAGAGGCGGGCCGAGGCGGTACGGGCGGCCGCGCCCGAGGGCGACCCGGTGCCGGTGTTCCTCTACGACTCCGGCACCGACCAGCCGCTCACCGCGGGCGGCCAGGTGCCGCCCAACGACATCATCGAGACCGCGGGCGGCCGCAACATCTTCGACGACCTCCAGCAGCGCTGGACGCAGGTCGGCTGGGAAGCGGTCACGGCGGCCCAGCCCGAGGTCATCATGGTCCTCGACTATGGCGACCAGCCCGCCGCCGAGAAGATCGACTTCCTCGAGAAGTCACCGCACACCCGCGACCTGCCCGCGATCAAGAAGGACAACATCTTCATCCTCGACTACAACGAGGGCATCAGCGGACCGCGCAACATCGACGGCCTCGAGAAGTTCGGGGAGTACCTGCGGTCGCTCGACCGCTGACCCCCGCGCACCCCGGCACCGCGCCTCGACGTGGACGGGCCGCCACCGCTCGATCGCCATCGGGACGGACCAGGAACCAGGACGCGCCGCCGACGGTCGAAACTCTTCGGGACGATGATGAGGAGTGTCGGGTGCGTACCTTCGCGCGCGTGGTGACCGTAATGGGATTGGCGCTCGCCTCGTCGGCGGCCGCCGTGGCGCAGCCGGCGTGGGCGTGCGGCTGCGGCGCGATGATCGCCGACGGCTCGGTCAGGGTCTCCGACGAGACGTCGATCGTCCGCCACGACGCGGCGGCGGGGACCGAGGACATCGTGATGCGGCTGTCGGCGGAGTCGGCGGAGAAGGACGCGGCCTGGCTCTTCCCCACGCCGTCCGAGGCGACGGTCCGGCTCGGCGAACGCGGCTGGTTCGAGCAGCTCGACGCGCTCACCGAACCCCGCGTGGTCACCCGCCGGGTCTGGTTCCCCGACCTGGGCTCCGGGGACGGCGCGACCGCCGGCGGCGCGCCGCCCGCTCCCGGCGGGTCCGTCGAGGTGCTCGGGGAACGCGACCTCGGACCGTTCCGGGTGGCGACCCTCGACGCCGACGACCCGGACGCGCTGAGCGGCTGGCTCACCCGGAACGGCTACCGCCTCCGCCCCGACCTCGCGAAGGCGCTCGGCCCTTACGTCGAGCAGGGATGGAAGTACGTCGCGGTGAAGCTGCGGCCGAGTTCCGGCGCGCGCCTCACCGGCGAGCTGGCCCCGCTGCACGTGTCGTTCGCGTCGGACGAGCTCGTCTACCCGATGCGGCTCTCCCGCCTCGCGAAGAACACGCAGCGGCTGCGTCTCTACGTGCTCGGCGAGCATCGCGTGGAGCAGACGACCGGGGCACGGATGCGGGTCGCCTTCGCCGGACGGGTGACGCCCGAGCGGGTGCGCTCCCCGGAACTCCGGCGGTTCCTCGGCAAGGGCCTGTTCATGACCGAGCTCGACGACGGCCGGATCGATCCGGAGCGGATCGTCGACGACTACCGCTTCACCGCGACGGACGACGAGCCCTACCGGCAGGTCGTCTACCGGGAGGAGGTCGTCCGGTTCCTCGGCATGCCGGCCGGGTGGCTGATCGTCTTCACCGCCGGCGCCCTGGCGGTGGGGCTGGGCGCCGTCCCGGCGGCGCGCCGGCTCCGGCGGCATCGGGCCGCCGGCGGGTGAACGCGCCGGGTCGCGCCCCCGGATCCGTCGGCCTCATACCGTCACGGTGCGCCGCTACGCTCTCCCCACCGAGTTCGATCAAGGAGCGTTGATGGACCTGCCCCTGCCTCGCACCGCGTACGACATCGACTTCGACGACGAGGGACGGGACGGTCACGCCTTCGGCCGCCCGCCCGGACTGCGACCCGAGCAGTGGCCGCGCGGCCGCGTCAACGGACTGCCGATGGCGCATCTGTTCACCGTGCGGGTTCCGGCGCCCTACCGCTGCGCCGGCGAGGACCTGGCCGGGCTCAGCGTGTTCCAGGCCGACGACCACGTGGCCGACGAGGTGGAGGGGGCGGCGGACACGATCGCCGGGGGCGCCCCGCCCGCCCATGAACCGGAGGCCGCGGCGTTCTGGTCCGCGCTCGCCGCCTACGCGAAGGACGGCCACCCCCGTGAGCGCTACCGCGAGGACGAGATCGGCGGGGGCTGGGCGTGGATCCGGCTCACCGAGGCCGAGCTGGCGGCACCGGCCTGCCCGCTGCCCGATCCGGCGACGAAGGAGCCGGACCAGACCGACGACGACTGCGTCGACGCCTGGCGGCACGACCGGCCGCCGCGCCCGCTGCGCGTCCGGGCCCGGACCGACGACCCCAACGCCGGCAAGCGCTACGACGAGTGGGGAACGAGCGGGTCCGGGTACGTCGGCATGCACTCCGCGGAGGGCGAGCGCCTCGGGCTGCGGGACAGGTTCTTCGACCGGTGCCACTTCGGCGGCACCGCCACCGCGCCGAACGGCGGCGATTTCGGCCCGTTCTTCCTCGGCTTCGGCGAGACGCTCGGCGACCCGAACCTGGCGGGCGGCGGC
The nucleotide sequence above comes from Actinomadura algeriensis. Encoded proteins:
- a CDS encoding DUF2330 domain-containing protein translates to MVTVMGLALASSAAAVAQPAWACGCGAMIADGSVRVSDETSIVRHDAAAGTEDIVMRLSAESAEKDAAWLFPTPSEATVRLGERGWFEQLDALTEPRVVTRRVWFPDLGSGDGATAGGAPPAPGGSVEVLGERDLGPFRVATLDADDPDALSGWLTRNGYRLRPDLAKALGPYVEQGWKYVAVKLRPSSGARLTGELAPLHVSFASDELVYPMRLSRLAKNTQRLRLYVLGEHRVEQTTGARMRVAFAGRVTPERVRSPELRRFLGKGLFMTELDDGRIDPERIVDDYRFTATDDEPYRQVVYREEVVRFLGMPAGWLIVFTAGALAVGLGAVPAARRLRRHRAAGG
- a CDS encoding ABC transporter ATP-binding protein gives rise to the protein MDLVLDGLTVVTNGRSLVDDLSLDVPSGKIVGLIGPNGSGKSTALRCVYRALRPSSGTVFLGRDELSDLPLRRSARLVAAMTQDGAVELDYTVEEVVALGRTPHGRGNAPLTRRERELCEKAMERLDVAHLARRGILGLSGGERQRVLLARALVQEPRILVLDEPTNHLDVRHQIELLSLLKAVGLTVLVVLHDLNLAAAVCDRIGVLSRGRLVTAGAPWNVLTPETIADVFGVEVTVVPHPLSGSPQLLYSLPVERPQP
- a CDS encoding ABC transporter substrate-binding protein, whose amino-acid sequence is MKRALATAVGAMLVLSACGAEVETDTAAPKQKVKRCGETVEYSVPKRAVAYEAGSADKLFSLGLTEHVHGYVMPPANPPVGESPWAAEYAKVEMLSDDLLNKEIVVQAKADFVVAGWNSGFSPQRGITPEILDGLGIQSFMHAESCFNYPGHPERLAPFDALYTDLERLGQIFRVEDRAAELVADLKRRAEAVRAAAPEGDPVPVFLYDSGTDQPLTAGGQVPPNDIIETAGGRNIFDDLQQRWTQVGWEAVTAAQPEVIMVLDYGDQPAAEKIDFLEKSPHTRDLPAIKKDNIFILDYNEGISGPRNIDGLEKFGEYLRSLDR
- a CDS encoding FecCD family ABC transporter permease encodes the protein MSSTALSVAAVRTGVRDRIASRAGLMALCGVLALVLAASIVVAVGLGAAVIGPPDTARYLWAALTGGTIEAAEASTYQIVWQIRTPRVLLAALVGAGLSAVGVAIQAIVRNALADPFVLGVSSGASVGAVGVSVTGGLAGLGVYAMSAGAFAGALAASFLVYLAALGRGTLSPLRLVLTGVAMSLGFQALMSVIVYFAPDGEASSMILYWTMGGFGAASWGALPVVAAVVLPGVVVLHRYGRVLDALALGDETAASLGIGPDRHRRILLLLVSLTTGAMVAVSGAIGFVGLVMPHLVRMLVGAVHARVLAVAPLAGAIFMVWVDLASRTVVAPRELPLGAITALVGVPVFIGLMRRRAYSFGGR